From the Devosia sp. FJ2-5-3 genome, the window GGCGACTGACGCAATGCGGACCGGTGCGCCACGATAGGTGCTGTCCACCAGTCGCATGTCCGGGCCGACTGCCGGCGGCAGGTCTAGCCCGAGGAGGGGCGAGCCGGTGACAACCGAGCCATCGGGGGCAGCGATCTTGTAGAAGATGCGATTGAGCTTCGAGGTCCCAAGGATGGCAAAGGCCGCGTAGGGAATGTCGACGGCAAATTGGCCGCCATCCTGGATTTCGATCGTATCGGCAATCGACAGCGCCGCGGCGCTGAGAACACGGTCAAAGGCCTCGTCGGCGGCCCGTTGGCCGAGATGTTGCGCCATCGCGAAGAGGACCAGCCCGATTAACGAGAACAACAGGGCGGCGCTGATGAGGATGCGCTGCTGGATAGACGCCGTGTGGCTCATCGGGGCGTCGCAGGCGTCGTTGCAAGCCCGATCTGGTAGCCGACCCCACGCTGGGTGACGATTTCGATGCCGCTATCTTCCAGCTTTCGCCTGAGGCGCGACACCAATAGCTCGATGGCATTGGGTGAGCCCTGATCGTCGTGACCGAACAGGCGCAGCACAAGCTGCTCCTTGCTGACCGGATTGCCGAAATTGGCGACCAGCAGTTCCAGCAGTTCGAATTCCCGCTTGCCGAGATCGACCGGCTGGCCATCGAGCGAAGCGGCGCGGGCACCCAGATCGACCCGCAACGGGCCATGCACGTTGATCGACTGGCTGACCCCGTTCCTGCGTCGGATCACAGCGCGAATTCGGGCCGTCAATTCGAGCAGATCGAACGGCTTTACCAGGTAATCGTCAGCGCCGAGGTCGAGCAGGCTGACCTTGTCGGCGACCTGATTGCGGGCCGTAATGACGAGCACGGGGGTCGGCGTCCTGGCCTCGCGCATGGATTGCAGGATGGCGAAACCATCCTTGCCCGGAAGGTTGATATCGAGCACGACAAGGTCATAGCTGCCGCTCACAGCGAAGTCCTCGCCGCTCAAGCCATCGCTGGCGCGGTCGACCTTGTAGCCTTCGCGGGCGAGCTTGGCCGCGATAGCGTCGCCAATGTCGCGGGAGTCTTCGATAAGGAGGATGCGCATTCTTGCGAAGTGACAGGATTATGACAGCCAAAACAGAATATAGAATTGCTCGAAATCGGCAAGGTCGGAAATCACATCAAGATGATTCCGGCCCTGTCGCCGGAGGTATCT encodes:
- a CDS encoding response regulator transcription factor, coding for MRILLIEDSRDIGDAIAAKLAREGYKVDRASDGLSGEDFAVSGSYDLVVLDINLPGKDGFAILQSMREARTPTPVLVITARNQVADKVSLLDLGADDYLVKPFDLLELTARIRAVIRRRNGVSQSINVHGPLRVDLGARAASLDGQPVDLGKREFELLELLVANFGNPVSKEQLVLRLFGHDDQGSPNAIELLVSRLRRKLEDSGIEIVTQRGVGYQIGLATTPATPR